A region of Veillonellaceae bacterium DNA encodes the following proteins:
- a CDS encoding ABC transporter permease, with product MMSTFQLFLQQLAVICKKEILSIWQDPATRRIVVIPCILMGFLFGYAANYNLENAPYVVLDQSRSGASADLLSRFDGTSLFHRVATVSNANEIAPYIEQEKAVMAISIPQDFQDKLDQGEKAPVQIISDGRNTMVAGLVTGYAGRIVNSFNQERTGVSAPVTVITRTWYNPNQITRWFFMPGIIGLLSFAQVFVLAGLSVAREREEGTFEQLLVAPVSPSVILIGKAMPPMIVGFIQCTILFCISYFWFNVPFAGNFGMFYTAIFFYVLSSTGCGLIVSSISKNMQQVLVYVVVLMVPMALLSGVVTPINNMPRFLQIITYADPLRFALELIRRIYLEGLTFGQLFWNFIPLSVISAVTLSVAAYLFRHHLN from the coding sequence ATGATGAGCACCTTCCAGCTTTTTCTGCAGCAGCTTGCCGTCATCTGCAAGAAGGAAATCCTCTCCATCTGGCAGGATCCTGCGACAAGAAGGATTGTCGTCATTCCCTGTATCCTGATGGGGTTCCTCTTCGGCTATGCGGCCAATTACAATCTGGAAAATGCGCCGTATGTCGTCCTGGACCAGAGCAGGAGCGGGGCTTCCGCAGACCTTCTTTCCCGCTTTGACGGGACATCGCTTTTCCACCGCGTGGCGACTGTGTCGAATGCCAATGAAATCGCACCGTACATAGAGCAGGAAAAAGCCGTCATGGCGATCTCCATCCCGCAGGATTTCCAGGACAAGCTCGATCAGGGAGAAAAGGCTCCTGTCCAGATCATATCTGATGGACGAAATACGATGGTCGCAGGCCTCGTCACAGGCTATGCAGGCCGCATCGTAAACAGCTTCAATCAGGAAAGGACAGGCGTCTCGGCCCCCGTGACGGTCATTACAAGGACATGGTACAATCCGAACCAGATCACGCGCTGGTTCTTCATGCCGGGGATCATCGGGCTTTTGAGTTTTGCGCAGGTCTTTGTTCTGGCGGGGCTTTCGGTCGCAAGAGAAAGAGAAGAAGGCACATTCGAGCAGCTTCTTGTCGCACCGGTCAGCCCGTCAGTCATACTGATCGGCAAAGCCATGCCGCCAATGATCGTCGGATTCATCCAATGTACGATCCTCTTCTGTATCAGCTACTTCTGGTTCAATGTGCCGTTTGCAGGAAACTTCGGCATGTTCTACACGGCTATTTTCTTCTACGTGCTGAGCTCGACAGGCTGCGGCCTCATCGTTTCCTCCATTTCCAAGAACATGCAGCAGGTGCTTGTCTATGTCGTAGTCCTGATGGTGCCGATGGCCCTTCTCTCCGGCGTCGTCACGCCGATCAACAATATGCCGCGGTTCCTCCAGATCATTACGTATGCGGATCCGCTCCGCTTTGCACTGGAACTCATCCGACGCATTTACCTTGAGGGCCTTACCTTCGGACAGCTCTTCTGGAACTTCATTCCGCTTAGCGTGATTTCCGCCGTAACACTCTCCGTGGCCGCCTATCTTTTCAGGCACCACTTGAACTGA
- a CDS encoding ABC transporter permease encodes MKALIRKEFLQLSRDSSSLLLGIALPIILILIIGYGISLDVKNVPIAVVLEDPSPASQDVLSFMDGSEYFSPTYVTSFKEAEQMMTDRKVNAIIDVPSDFAARLHEGNAKMLLVLDGVETATAMSVQTYVDTSIASWEARHMSGAASFGTVIVEPRMWYNNANSSTWFFIPGLVMLIMTIIGVMLTSVVMAREWERGTFESLFVTPVKPMELVLAKMVPYFFIALLGTGICLVLSRFLFSVPMVSSLSAILGISMIYLLVALGIGLMISAVTKNQFLACQLSLLISFLPCFILSGFIFDLRSTPIVVRAVGEILPFSHYLVCIRSLFLSGNNWTILLTQGGILILYAVCFVSIAFGITRKKVE; translated from the coding sequence ATGAAAGCGCTCATCCGCAAAGAGTTTCTCCAGCTTTCCAGAGACTCCAGCTCCCTTCTTCTGGGGATTGCCCTTCCGATCATCCTGATTCTGATCATCGGCTACGGCATATCTCTTGACGTCAAGAACGTGCCGATCGCCGTTGTCCTGGAAGATCCTTCGCCGGCATCCCAGGATGTCCTTTCCTTCATGGACGGGTCTGAATATTTCTCGCCGACCTATGTCACAAGTTTCAAGGAAGCTGAGCAGATGATGACAGACAGGAAGGTGAATGCCATCATCGATGTGCCTTCGGATTTCGCAGCGCGCCTCCACGAAGGGAATGCAAAGATGCTCCTTGTCCTTGACGGCGTCGAAACAGCGACGGCCATGAGCGTGCAGACCTACGTCGATACCTCCATCGCCTCCTGGGAAGCGCGCCATATGTCCGGCGCTGCATCCTTCGGGACAGTGATAGTCGAACCGCGCATGTGGTATAACAATGCCAATTCCAGTACATGGTTCTTCATCCCGGGCCTCGTCATGCTGATCATGACGATTATCGGCGTCATGCTGACCTCGGTCGTCATGGCCCGTGAATGGGAGAGGGGGACATTCGAATCCCTCTTCGTCACGCCGGTAAAGCCGATGGAGCTTGTCCTTGCCAAGATGGTGCCGTACTTCTTCATCGCACTCCTTGGTACAGGCATCTGCCTTGTCCTTTCAAGGTTCCTCTTCAGCGTCCCCATGGTCAGTTCCCTCTCTGCCATTCTTGGCATATCCATGATTTACCTGTTGGTTGCGCTTGGCATCGGGCTGATGATTTCAGCCGTTACGAAGAACCAGTTCCTGGCTTGCCAGCTTTCGCTCCTGATCAGTTTCCTTCCCTGCTTTATTCTGTCAGGCTTCATTTTCGATTTACGATCGACGCCGATCGTCGTGCGCGCTGTAGGTGAAATCCTTCCCTTCAGCCACTACCTCGTCTGCATCCGTTCGCTCTTCCTGTCCGGCAATAACTGGACGATCCTCCTGACGCAGGGCGGCATTCTCATCCTTTATGCCGTATGCTTCGTGAGCATCGCTTTTGGCATCACGAGAAAGAAGGTGGAATGA